From the Streptomyces sp. KMM 9044 genome, one window contains:
- a CDS encoding transposase: MRIDGAAFSHGLLEHLQALTTSRRRVRWVTGWAINTADEAAIALLPADVWNDALRQDGEVHEIKGPDGQKVTYQVAELTGVRDLSGWPEGMRLIVRRVKPSRRDLKKLTAFEQRTGWRYQIVATNIPAHQGLSGVSGSGQVWFVDALYRDHAEVEDRVKAIKRIGLGLLPSKSWQLNAAWVLAATIAADLDAWTRLLLLHDEPELAAAEPETIRRRLYHLPARLTAHARRRTLHLDRTWPWAPAFATAWQRATQLPAHT, translated from the coding sequence GTGAGGATCGACGGCGCGGCCTTCAGCCACGGCCTCCTTGAGCATCTGCAGGCGCTGACCACCAGCCGCCGCCGAGTGCGCTGGGTGACCGGCTGGGCCATCAATACCGCCGACGAGGCCGCGATCGCACTGCTGCCCGCGGACGTGTGGAACGACGCGCTGCGGCAGGACGGCGAGGTCCACGAGATCAAGGGCCCGGACGGACAGAAGGTCACCTACCAGGTCGCCGAGCTGACCGGGGTGCGCGACCTGAGCGGCTGGCCCGAGGGGATGCGGCTGATCGTGCGCCGGGTCAAGCCCTCGCGCCGCGATCTGAAGAAGCTGACCGCGTTCGAGCAGCGCACCGGCTGGCGTTACCAGATCGTCGCCACGAACATTCCCGCCCACCAGGGGCTTTCCGGGGTGTCCGGCTCCGGGCAGGTGTGGTTCGTCGATGCTCTCTACCGTGATCATGCCGAGGTCGAGGATCGTGTCAAGGCGATCAAGCGGATCGGCCTCGGGCTGCTGCCCTCGAAGTCCTGGCAGCTGAACGCCGCCTGGGTGCTGGCTGCCACTATCGCCGCGGACCTCGACGCATGGACCAGGCTCCTTCTCCTGCATGACGAGCCCGAACTCGCCGCCGCCGAACCGGAGACGATCCGCAGGAGGCTCTACCACCTGCCCGCCCGGCTCACCGCCCACGCACGCAGACGCACCCTCCACCTCGACCGCACCTGGCCCTGGGCGCCGGCGTTCGCCACCGCCTGGCAGCGGGCCACCCAGCTTCCGGCCCACACCTGA
- a CDS encoding transposase, whose protein sequence is MRAVIRRGVWTLLALRPGGFPWISVCGRTLTNWYVLDLDATLVTCTSKKDGAAGTFKGGYGHHPLGAWLANTRECVTMLLRPGNAASNDVADHKTVLAAALRQLRCRCGRSCW, encoded by the coding sequence GTGCGCGCCGTGATACGGCGTGGGGTGTGGACGCTGCTCGCCCTGCGGCCCGGTGGGTTCCCGTGGATCTCGGTATGCGGGCGCACGCTCACCAACTGGTACGTCCTGGATCTCGATGCCACCTTGGTGACCTGCACCAGCAAGAAGGACGGCGCGGCCGGCACGTTCAAGGGCGGCTACGGACATCACCCGCTGGGCGCCTGGCTGGCCAATACCCGCGAGTGCGTGACCATGCTGCTACGGCCGGGCAACGCGGCGTCCAACGACGTCGCCGACCACAAGACGGTGCTGGCCGCCGCGCTGCGGCAACTCCGCTGCCGCTGTGGTCGAAGCTGCTGGTGA